The Pseudomonas kermanshahensis genome includes a window with the following:
- a CDS encoding alpha/beta fold hydrolase, with amino-acid sequence MPLAEIPLCVWRTRGQSFTFRGQSIRYWTAGQGEPLLLLHGFPTASWDWHYLWAPLAQRFRLIACDMLGFGDSAKPVNHAYSLMEQADLQQALLAHLKVNQPVHLMAHDYGGSVAQELLARHHEQRADIASCVFLNSGLFPESCRMLLIQKLLLSRLGWLVGRSFGRDDLVRNVTQVYGPCTHPSESALDDCWSLIAANRGTRILHKLAGYWPERTLHRERWVGALQRDGVPLRFINGVVDPVSGARMVERYRQLVPEPDTVQLQGIGHYPHTEAPMQVLRHYLAFREQPLSFLQCLA; translated from the coding sequence ATGCCTTTGGCCGAGATTCCATTGTGCGTCTGGCGTACCCGGGGACAGAGTTTTACCTTCCGGGGCCAGAGCATCCGCTACTGGACCGCAGGGCAAGGAGAGCCCCTGCTTCTGTTACATGGCTTCCCCACTGCCAGTTGGGACTGGCACTACCTGTGGGCGCCGCTGGCCCAGCGTTTTCGGCTGATCGCCTGCGACATGCTGGGCTTTGGCGACTCCGCCAAACCGGTCAATCACGCTTACAGCCTGATGGAACAGGCCGACCTTCAGCAAGCGTTGCTCGCCCACCTTAAGGTCAACCAGCCTGTGCACCTGATGGCCCATGACTACGGCGGCAGCGTGGCCCAGGAGCTGCTGGCGCGGCACCACGAACAGCGCGCGGACATCGCCAGCTGCGTGTTTCTCAACAGTGGGCTGTTCCCCGAAAGCTGCCGCATGCTGCTGATCCAGAAGCTGCTGCTCAGCCGCCTGGGCTGGTTGGTAGGGCGCTCGTTCGGGCGTGACGACCTGGTGCGCAACGTGACCCAGGTTTATGGCCCCTGCACCCACCCCAGTGAAAGCGCACTGGACGATTGCTGGAGCCTGATCGCCGCCAACCGTGGCACGCGCATTTTGCACAAGCTGGCCGGCTACTGGCCGGAGCGCACCCTGCACCGCGAGCGTTGGGTGGGCGCGTTGCAACGTGACGGGGTGCCCTTGCGCTTCATCAACGGCGTGGTCGACCCGGTTTCCGGTGCGCGCATGGTCGAGCGTTACCGGCAACTGGTGCCGGAGCCCGATACCGTGCAATTGCAGGGTATTGGCCATTACCCGCATACCGAAGCACCGATGCAGGTATTGCGGCATTACCTGGCCTTTCGTGAGCAGCCGCTGAGTTTTTTGCAGTGCCTGGCATGA
- the fahA gene encoding fumarylacetoacetase, which produces MNQTAITRSWVEHANGHSDFPLQNLPLGIFSRPGEALRCGVAIGDAILDLEAVLAAGLFDGEAKAAVEATRGGALNAFFALGRGARVALRERLLALLGEHSEHQSALKAALYPAADCQLHVPAKIGDYTDFYVGIEHAKNVGKLFRPDNPLLPNYKHVPIGYHGRASTIRPSGTDVRRPKGQTLPAGHTEPSFGPCARLDYELELGIWIGQGNDMGESIPVGDAAEHVAGFCLLNDWSARDIQAWEYQPLGPFLSKSFITSISPWVVTAEALEPFRTAQPARPQGDPQPLSYLLDARDQAKGAFDIELEVLLLTERMREQGIAAHRLTLSNTRSMYWTVAQMVAHHSVNGCQLQPGDLFGSGTLSGATPGSFGSLLEITEGGKQPVELASGEVRKFLEDGDEIILRARCTRDGVASIGFGECRGKVIAAN; this is translated from the coding sequence ATGAACCAGACCGCCATTACCCGTAGCTGGGTCGAGCATGCCAACGGGCACAGCGATTTCCCGCTGCAAAACCTGCCGTTGGGCATCTTCAGCCGGCCGGGTGAAGCGCTGCGCTGCGGCGTGGCCATCGGCGATGCCATCCTTGACCTGGAAGCGGTGCTCGCTGCGGGGTTGTTCGATGGCGAGGCCAAGGCTGCGGTGGAGGCTACCCGCGGTGGTGCGCTGAACGCCTTCTTCGCCCTCGGCCGTGGCGCCCGTGTCGCCCTGCGTGAGCGCCTGCTGGCGCTGCTCGGCGAACACAGCGAACACCAGTCGGCGTTGAAAGCGGCGCTTTACCCCGCCGCGGATTGCCAACTGCATGTGCCCGCCAAGATCGGTGACTACACCGACTTTTATGTCGGCATCGAACACGCCAAGAACGTCGGCAAGCTGTTCCGCCCGGACAACCCGCTGCTGCCCAACTACAAGCATGTGCCGATCGGTTACCACGGTCGCGCTTCGACCATTCGCCCCTCCGGTACCGATGTGCGCCGCCCCAAAGGCCAAACCCTGCCGGCCGGGCACACCGAGCCAAGCTTCGGGCCCTGCGCGCGCCTGGACTACGAGCTGGAGCTGGGTATCTGGATTGGCCAGGGTAACGATATGGGCGAGTCGATCCCGGTGGGTGATGCCGCCGAGCACGTCGCCGGCTTCTGCCTGCTCAACGACTGGTCGGCGCGTGATATCCAGGCCTGGGAATACCAGCCACTGGGGCCGTTTTTGTCCAAGAGTTTCATTACCAGCATTTCGCCCTGGGTGGTGACGGCCGAGGCCCTGGAGCCGTTCCGCACTGCGCAGCCGGCGCGCCCGCAAGGCGATCCGCAGCCGCTGTCCTACCTGCTGGATGCACGTGACCAGGCCAAGGGTGCGTTCGATATCGAACTGGAAGTGCTGCTGCTGACCGAGCGCATGCGCGAGCAAGGCATTGCGGCTCACCGGCTGACCCTGAGCAACACCCGCAGCATGTACTGGACCGTGGCGCAGATGGTTGCCCACCACAGCGTCAACGGTTGCCAACTGCAACCGGGCGACCTGTTCGGTTCGGGCACGCTGTCGGGGGCAACGCCAGGCTCTTTTGGCAGCCTGCTAGAGATCACCGAGGGCGGCAAGCAGCCGGTGGAGCTGGCCAGCGGTGAGGTGCGCAAGTTCCTCGAAGACGGCGACGAAATCATCCTGCGTGCCCGTTGCACGCGTGATGGCGTGGCCAGCATCGGCTTCGGCGAATGCCGCGGCAAAGTCATCGCAGCCAACTGA
- a CDS encoding CidA/LrgA family protein produces the protein MKPALVKKALRLLVELAILFALFLLGGQLAVWLGWPIPGGVMGLALLLLLFASGVVKPATLQLGAGWLMAEMLLFFIPALMSLLDYGTLVREEGWRILLVIAVSTLMVMVVTALTVELVCRWRLRHEP, from the coding sequence ATGAAACCCGCGTTAGTGAAAAAAGCCCTGCGCCTACTCGTCGAGCTGGCGATCCTGTTTGCCTTGTTCCTGCTCGGTGGCCAGCTGGCTGTGTGGCTCGGCTGGCCCATCCCCGGTGGCGTGATGGGGCTGGCGCTGCTTCTGCTGCTGTTCGCCAGCGGTGTGGTCAAGCCGGCCACGTTGCAGCTGGGCGCCGGCTGGCTGATGGCAGAAATGCTGCTGTTCTTCATTCCGGCGCTGATGAGCCTGCTCGATTACGGCACCCTGGTGCGCGAGGAAGGCTGGCGCATCCTGCTGGTGATTGCCGTGAGCACGCTGATGGTCATGGTGGTGACTGCGCTCACCGTCGAACTGGTGTGCCGCTGGAGGCTGCGCCATGAGCCTTGA
- a CDS encoding LysR family transcriptional regulator yields the protein MEFKQLRSFIEVVHRGGFTQAAQTLHISQSAVSKQVAQLEQDVGQPLLERQASQLHLTAAGRIVLERGEALLRQRQALLSELDDLGQMARGELRLGLPILGSDALFAGLFAEYRRRYPNISIQLLEGGSRSVEQAVRSGELELGGSLTPSDEAFAFQPFCNEPLDALLPAGHALAGEAGVHLRQLANTPFLLYQRSFVLNDRLLKACQQQGFTPKEGGRSGQADFLVALVAAGQGVVLLPRVVAKALERPGVVRLALQSPDDLRWDIAFIWRRGAYLSRAAQAWLALLRECEVQR from the coding sequence ATGGAATTCAAACAACTGCGCAGCTTCATCGAAGTGGTGCACCGCGGGGGCTTTACCCAAGCGGCGCAGACCCTGCACATCAGCCAGTCGGCGGTAAGCAAGCAAGTGGCTCAGCTGGAGCAAGATGTAGGCCAGCCACTGCTTGAGCGGCAGGCTTCGCAGCTGCACCTGACCGCCGCCGGGCGCATCGTGCTAGAGCGCGGCGAAGCGTTGTTGCGCCAGCGCCAGGCATTGCTCAGCGAACTGGATGACCTCGGCCAGATGGCACGCGGCGAATTGCGCCTGGGCTTGCCGATACTGGGCAGTGACGCCTTGTTCGCCGGCCTGTTCGCTGAATACCGGCGACGCTACCCCAACATCTCGATTCAATTGCTCGAAGGCGGCAGCCGCAGCGTCGAGCAGGCGGTGCGCAGCGGCGAGCTGGAGCTCGGTGGCAGCCTGACGCCCAGTGACGAAGCCTTCGCGTTCCAGCCATTTTGCAACGAGCCACTCGATGCCCTGCTACCGGCCGGGCATGCGCTGGCTGGGGAGGCTGGCGTGCATTTGCGGCAACTGGCCAATACGCCTTTTCTGCTGTATCAGCGCAGCTTCGTGCTTAATGACCGGCTGCTCAAGGCCTGCCAGCAGCAGGGTTTTACCCCGAAAGAAGGCGGGCGCAGTGGCCAGGCGGACTTCCTGGTGGCGTTGGTGGCAGCCGGCCAAGGCGTGGTGTTGCTGCCCCGTGTGGTGGCAAAGGCGCTGGAGCGCCCTGGGGTGGTGCGCTTGGCGCTGCAATCGCCGGACGACCTGCGTTGGGATATCGCATTCATCTGGCGGCGGGGGGCGTACCTGTCACGGGCGGCGCAGGCGTGGCTAGCGTTGTTGCGTGAGTGTGAGGTGCAGCGCTGA
- a CDS encoding IclR family transcriptional regulator produces the protein MAKASSPTDNGKQKVRSAEVGTDILKALAELSPSTSLSRLAEHVQMPASKVHRYLQALIASGFAEQDAATNHYGLGREALRVGLAALGSIDVLKIAALPLSQLRDELNESCFIAVWGNQGATVVSIEPAVRAVTVVTQIGSVLPLLSSSTGLVFAAYLPARETDELRDRELAALQHSASDYAAVLEGIRERGLHHVHGLLMPGVDALSAPVFNALGQIAAVMTVVGPTSIFHADEHGPAAQRLLAAARDTSWRMGYAAEG, from the coding sequence ATGGCCAAAGCCAGCTCACCCACCGATAACGGCAAGCAGAAGGTCCGCTCGGCGGAAGTCGGCACCGATATCCTCAAGGCACTCGCCGAACTCTCCCCCTCCACGTCCCTGTCACGCCTGGCGGAGCATGTGCAGATGCCGGCCAGCAAGGTGCACCGCTACCTGCAGGCGCTCATTGCCAGCGGCTTTGCCGAACAGGATGCGGCCACCAACCACTATGGCCTGGGGCGTGAGGCGTTGCGCGTGGGGTTGGCGGCATTGGGCAGCATCGATGTGCTGAAGATTGCGGCGCTGCCGTTGTCGCAGCTGCGCGATGAGTTGAACGAGAGCTGCTTCATTGCCGTCTGGGGCAATCAGGGTGCGACCGTGGTTAGCATCGAGCCTGCTGTGCGTGCAGTTACGGTGGTGACCCAGATCGGGTCGGTGCTGCCGCTGCTCAGTTCGTCCACCGGCCTGGTGTTCGCCGCCTACCTGCCGGCACGCGAAACTGACGAGTTGCGCGACCGGGAGCTGGCAGCGCTGCAGCACAGCGCCAGCGATTATGCGGCCGTGCTGGAGGGCATCCGTGAACGTGGCCTGCACCATGTGCATGGCCTGTTGATGCCGGGTGTGGATGCGCTGTCTGCACCGGTATTCAACGCTCTGGGGCAGATCGCTGCGGTGATGACCGTGGTCGGCCCGACGTCGATTTTCCATGCCGACGAGCACGGGCCTGCGGCGCAGCGGCTGCTGGCTGCAGCGCGTGATACCAGTTGGCGGATGGGGTACGCGGCTGAAGGGTGA
- a CDS encoding PAS domain S-box protein, whose translation MINAQLLQSMVDASNDGIVVAEQEGEDTILIYVNAAFERLTGYTRDDILYQDCRFLQGSDRDQLGRARIRKALAEGRPCREVLRNYRKDGSAFWNELSITPVKSDADQRTYFIGIQKDVSRQVELERELAEMCARPKNDLRS comes from the coding sequence ATGATCAACGCGCAACTGCTGCAATCCATGGTCGATGCGTCCAATGACGGGATCGTGGTCGCTGAACAGGAAGGCGAAGACACCATCCTGATCTACGTGAACGCCGCCTTCGAACGCCTGACCGGCTACACCCGTGACGACATTCTTTATCAGGATTGCCGCTTCCTGCAGGGCAGTGACCGCGACCAGCTCGGCCGTGCGCGCATTCGCAAAGCCTTGGCCGAAGGCCGGCCATGCCGAGAGGTGCTGCGCAACTACCGCAAAGACGGCAGCGCGTTCTGGAACGAGTTGTCGATCACACCGGTGAAAAGCGACGCCGACCAACGCACCTACTTCATCGGTATCCAGAAGGACGTCAGCCGCCAGGTCGAGCTGGAACGCGAACTGGCCGAAATGTGCGCGCGTCCGAAAAACGACCTACGCTCCTGA
- a CDS encoding DUF1244 domain-containing protein, with the protein MTPQQQLELEAAAFRRLVEHLQKRTDVQNIDLRNLSGFCRNCLSKWYKAAADERQVDLSLDDAREAVYGMPYAEWKAQHQKEASAEQQAAFEKGKPRD; encoded by the coding sequence ATGACCCCGCAACAACAGCTCGAACTCGAAGCCGCCGCGTTCCGGCGCCTGGTCGAACACCTGCAGAAACGAACCGACGTGCAGAACATCGACCTGAGGAACCTGTCCGGTTTCTGCCGTAATTGCCTGTCCAAGTGGTACAAGGCCGCGGCTGACGAGCGTCAGGTCGACCTGAGCCTGGATGACGCCCGCGAAGCGGTGTACGGCATGCCCTACGCCGAGTGGAAAGCCCAACACCAGAAAGAAGCCAGCGCCGAACAACAAGCGGCGTTCGAAAAAGGAAAACCTCGTGACTGA
- a CDS encoding HopJ type III effector protein: MTDLNTLRASLASGEHLFADTLAFIAAHYSYQPQAFNNGGVENAAGQNEGSCKTLGLALLEGLSDEEALLAFGEHYRDVVATPEGSDHGNIRALIEHGLAGVKFTAQPLSRKA, from the coding sequence GTGACTGATCTGAACACCCTGCGCGCCAGCCTGGCCAGCGGCGAACACCTCTTTGCCGACACCTTGGCCTTTATCGCCGCCCACTACAGCTACCAGCCGCAAGCCTTCAACAACGGCGGTGTGGAAAACGCCGCAGGGCAGAACGAAGGCTCGTGCAAGACCCTGGGCCTGGCCCTGCTGGAAGGCTTGAGCGATGAAGAGGCCCTGCTGGCCTTTGGTGAGCATTATCGCGATGTCGTGGCCACGCCAGAGGGCAGTGACCATGGCAATATCCGGGCGCTGATCGAGCATGGCCTGGCGGGTGTGAAATTTACCGCGCAGCCGCTTTCGCGCAAGGCTTGA
- a CDS encoding flavodoxin — MKVAIISGSVYGTAEEVARHAESLLKAAGFEAWHAARATLQDLEGFAPQAFLAVTSTTGMGELPDNLMPLYSTLRDTLPAAWRGLPGAVIALGDASYGDTYCGGGEQMRELFAELGVREVQPMLRLDASETVTPEADAEPWLAEFAQALKA, encoded by the coding sequence ATGAAAGTCGCCATTATTTCCGGGTCGGTGTACGGCACCGCCGAAGAAGTCGCCCGTCATGCCGAATCGTTGCTCAAGGCCGCAGGTTTTGAGGCCTGGCATGCTGCACGTGCCACCCTGCAGGACCTTGAAGGTTTTGCACCGCAGGCTTTTCTGGCGGTGACTTCGACCACCGGCATGGGCGAGCTGCCGGACAACCTCATGCCGCTGTATAGCACCCTTCGCGATACCTTGCCCGCCGCCTGGCGTGGCCTGCCGGGCGCGGTGATTGCGTTGGGCGACGCCAGTTATGGCGATACCTATTGCGGCGGCGGCGAGCAGATGCGTGAGTTGTTCGCTGAGTTGGGGGTACGTGAAGTGCAGCCGATGCTGCGCCTGGATGCCAGCGAAACGGTGACCCCGGAAGCCGATGCCGAACCGTGGTTGGCAGAATTTGCCCAGGCGCTGAAGGCCTGA
- a CDS encoding LrgB family protein, which yields MSLEPMPLFWLALTLLAYLGSRWLYRRSGRYLLSPLILVPALLLAVAVPLHTAYAEYARNTHWLMGVLGPVTVAFAVPIWQQRAMLARHWPALLMGMLAGSTASIASSWGLAHLLALDNAISLSLVPRSITTPFAMPLAHDLGGVPELTAVFVMFTGVLGAMFGGLLLRWLPLRTPLARGALFGVGAHGAGVSRAQEVGREEGSVAGLVMVLTGLLNLFAAPLLAMLL from the coding sequence ATGAGCCTTGAACCCATGCCGCTGTTCTGGTTGGCGCTGACCCTGCTGGCCTACCTGGGCAGCCGCTGGCTGTACCGGCGCAGCGGGCGCTACCTGCTGTCGCCGCTGATCCTGGTCCCTGCGCTGCTGCTGGCGGTGGCCGTGCCGTTGCACACCGCTTATGCCGAGTACGCGCGCAACACCCATTGGCTGATGGGCGTGCTGGGCCCGGTCACCGTGGCATTCGCGGTGCCCATCTGGCAGCAGCGGGCTATGTTGGCGCGCCACTGGCCGGCATTGCTGATGGGTATGCTGGCCGGCAGCACCGCTTCGATCGCCAGCTCCTGGGGGCTGGCTCACCTGTTGGCGCTGGACAATGCAATCAGCCTGTCGCTGGTGCCGCGCTCAATCACCACGCCGTTCGCCATGCCGCTGGCCCACGACCTCGGCGGCGTGCCGGAACTGACCGCGGTATTCGTGATGTTCACCGGGGTACTTGGCGCGATGTTCGGCGGGTTGCTGCTGCGTTGGTTGCCCTTGCGCACACCCTTGGCGCGGGGTGCGTTGTTCGGGGTCGGGGCGCATGGTGCTGGGGTCAGCAGGGCCCAGGAAGTGGGCCGCGAAGAAGGCTCCGTGGCCGGCTTGGTCATGGTCCTGACCGGGCTGCTGAACCTGTTCGCCGCACCGCTGCTGGCCATGCTCCTCTGA
- the folM gene encoding dihydromonapterin reductase: protein MLGGNERTDKLTAPNMNSPILVTGASQRVGLALALELAQAGHTVISASRSLQPQSVHPNIVQFQADLCLAADRQALIDYLQGNYDGLRAIIHNASLWLDDGLANLDTMFRLHVEAPYHLNLALGEMLGKAGSAGKADIIHICDETSSRGSKSHIGYAATKAALQNMVLSFAEKYAPQVHVNGILPGLLILKEGGDEAYRQQTLKKALLEFEPGAGPLIETVKYLLESQYSTGSQVVINGGRHLKNRMT, encoded by the coding sequence ATGCTGGGCGGCAACGAAAGGACAGACAAGTTGACCGCCCCGAACATGAACAGCCCAATTCTCGTTACCGGAGCCAGCCAGCGCGTCGGGCTGGCCCTTGCCCTCGAACTGGCCCAGGCCGGCCATACTGTGATCAGTGCCAGCCGCAGCCTCCAGCCGCAGTCCGTACACCCCAACATCGTGCAGTTCCAGGCTGACCTGTGCCTGGCCGCCGACCGCCAGGCGCTTATCGACTACCTGCAAGGCAACTACGACGGCTTGCGCGCGATCATTCACAACGCCTCGCTGTGGCTCGACGATGGCCTGGCCAACCTCGACACCATGTTCCGCCTGCACGTCGAAGCGCCCTACCACCTCAACCTGGCCCTGGGCGAGATGCTCGGCAAGGCCGGCAGCGCGGGCAAAGCCGACATCATCCACATCTGCGACGAAACGTCTTCGCGGGGCAGCAAGAGCCACATCGGCTACGCCGCCACCAAAGCCGCGCTGCAGAACATGGTGCTGTCGTTCGCCGAAAAATATGCGCCCCAGGTGCACGTCAACGGTATCCTGCCTGGGCTGCTGATCCTCAAGGAAGGGGGCGATGAAGCCTACCGCCAGCAGACCTTGAAAAAGGCCCTGCTGGAATTCGAACCCGGCGCCGGCCCGCTGATCGAGACGGTCAAATACCTGCTCGAAAGCCAGTACAGTACCGGTAGCCAGGTGGTCATCAACGGTGGCCGCCACCTGAAGAATCGCATGACCTGA
- the hmgA gene encoding homogentisate 1,2-dioxygenase → MNRDTSPDLHYLSGFGNEFASEALPGALPVGQNSPQKAPYGLYAELLSGTAFTMTRSELRRTWLYRIRPSALHPRFERLARQPLSGPLGAVTPNRLRWNPQPIPAEPTDFIEGWVPMVANAPADKPAGVSIYIYSANRSMERVFFNADGELLLVPEQGRLRIATELGVMDVEPLEIAVIPRGMKFRVELLDGQARGYLAENHGAPLRIPDLGPIGSNGLANPRDFLTPVAHYEEAEGPVQLVQKFLGEHWACELQHSPLDVVAWHGSNVPYKYDLRRFNTIGTVSFDHPDPSIFTVLTSPTSVHGLANMDFVIFPPRWMVAENTFRPPWFHRNLMNEFMGLIQGAYDAKAEGFLPGGASLHGVMSAHGPDAETCDKAIAADLAPHKIDNTMAFMFETSQVLRPSRHALECPQLQADYDSCWATLPSTFNPNRR, encoded by the coding sequence ATGAACCGCGACACGTCCCCCGACCTTCACTACCTGAGCGGCTTCGGCAACGAGTTCGCCAGCGAAGCACTGCCAGGTGCATTGCCGGTCGGGCAGAATTCGCCGCAGAAAGCCCCCTACGGCTTGTATGCCGAACTGCTTTCGGGCACGGCGTTCACCATGACCCGCAGTGAGTTGCGCCGCACCTGGCTGTACCGCATCCGCCCGTCTGCACTGCACCCACGCTTCGAGCGCCTGGCACGTCAGCCGCTGAGTGGGCCGCTGGGCGCCGTCACCCCAAACCGCCTGCGCTGGAACCCGCAACCCATCCCTGCCGAGCCCACCGATTTCATCGAAGGCTGGGTGCCGATGGTGGCCAACGCGCCCGCAGATAAACCGGCGGGCGTGAGCATCTACATCTACAGTGCCAACCGCTCCATGGAACGGGTGTTCTTCAATGCCGACGGTGAACTGCTGCTGGTGCCGGAACAGGGCCGCCTGCGCATCGCTACCGAGCTTGGGGTCATGGACGTCGAGCCGCTGGAAATCGCTGTGATCCCACGGGGCATGAAGTTTCGCGTCGAGCTGCTCGATGGCCAGGCGCGTGGCTACCTGGCCGAAAACCACGGCGCGCCGCTGCGCATTCCGGACCTCGGGCCCATCGGCAGCAATGGCCTGGCCAACCCGCGTGACTTCCTCACGCCGGTGGCGCATTACGAAGAAGCCGAGGGCCCGGTGCAACTGGTGCAGAAGTTCCTCGGCGAACACTGGGCTTGCGAGTTGCAGCATTCGCCGCTGGACGTGGTCGCCTGGCATGGCAGCAACGTGCCCTACAAATACGACCTGCGCCGCTTCAACACCATCGGCACGGTCAGCTTCGACCACCCGGACCCGTCCATCTTCACCGTGCTGACGTCGCCCACCAGCGTGCATGGCCTGGCCAACATGGACTTCGTGATCTTCCCGCCGCGCTGGATGGTGGCCGAGAACACCTTCCGTCCGCCATGGTTCCATCGCAACCTGATGAACGAGTTCATGGGCCTGATCCAGGGTGCCTACGATGCTAAGGCCGAGGGTTTCCTGCCGGGCGGGGCTTCGCTGCACGGGGTGATGAGCGCCCATGGCCCCGACGCCGAGACTTGCGACAAGGCCATCGCCGCCGACCTCGCGCCGCACAAGATCGACAACACCATGGCCTTCATGTTCGAGACCAGCCAAGTGCTGCGCCCGAGCCGCCATGCGCTCGAATGCCCGCAATTGCAGGCCGACTACGATAGTTGCTGGGCCACCTTGCCGAGCACCTTCAACCCGAACCGGAGATAA
- a CDS encoding antibiotic biosynthesis monooxygenase, whose amino-acid sequence MSTPPVTLMVSRRAAHGRYQDLLTWLHEGEQLATDFPGYLGSGILAPPRDSDEFQIIFRFSDEPTLHAWEHSASRKAWLQRGNGLFERPKEARVSGIDDWFGTHTVQKPPRWKQAVAIWLAFFPVSLLFNLLFGHWLAGLDLVPRVMLSTLALTPVMVYLFIPLSTRLLAGWLNPAAPTPAALRSR is encoded by the coding sequence ATGTCTACCCCACCCGTCACCTTGATGGTGTCGCGCCGCGCCGCCCATGGCCGCTACCAGGACCTGCTGACCTGGCTCCATGAAGGCGAGCAACTGGCCACCGACTTCCCCGGCTACCTCGGCTCCGGCATCCTGGCACCACCCCGTGACAGCGATGAATTCCAGATCATCTTCCGCTTCAGCGACGAACCTACCCTGCACGCCTGGGAGCACTCCGCTTCGCGCAAGGCCTGGCTGCAACGTGGCAACGGGCTGTTCGAGCGCCCCAAAGAGGCGCGTGTCAGTGGTATCGATGACTGGTTTGGCACCCATACGGTGCAAAAACCGCCGCGCTGGAAGCAGGCCGTCGCCATCTGGCTGGCCTTTTTCCCCGTGTCGTTGCTGTTCAACCTGCTGTTCGGCCATTGGCTGGCAGGCCTCGACCTGGTACCACGGGTGATGCTCAGTACCCTGGCCCTGACGCCAGTGATGGTCTACCTGTTCATCCCCCTCTCCACCCGCTTGCTGGCCGGCTGGCTGAACCCTGCTGCGCCCACCCCAGCAGCGCTGCGCAGCCGCTGA
- a CDS encoding MerR family transcriptional regulator, whose translation MNKQGRSSAVDAGLEHQELFPIREVSRLTGVNPVTLRAWERRYGLIQPTRTASGHRLYSQADIDDIRSILGWLERGVAVSKVGSILVRCQAQVQQSSDLMNVRLAWQQQILEAVQRFDSASLHRLFDQVLAGHPLDQVFGDIFMPVWHDLAAGQGGYGPRAFGQASAWLFLDQFLRGRVFVRLQLARMARSRTVLLAPLPGPCHELELLVTALLLGSDEVGVSLLAPGQPLQELMLICERLKPDALVLFSNQAPTVELSKRLERLVVGLECPLLLAGEVAELAQDSLAGSPVACLGAESSVMRQRLRQFLAGQLDT comes from the coding sequence ATGAACAAACAGGGACGTAGCTCGGCAGTCGATGCGGGCCTGGAACATCAGGAGCTGTTCCCGATTCGGGAAGTCTCCCGACTGACAGGCGTCAACCCGGTCACCTTGCGCGCCTGGGAGCGTCGCTACGGCCTCATTCAACCAACCCGCACCGCCAGTGGCCATCGTCTGTACTCCCAGGCTGATATCGACGATATCCGCAGCATCCTGGGCTGGCTGGAGCGCGGCGTGGCGGTGAGCAAGGTGGGTAGCATCCTGGTGCGGTGCCAGGCGCAGGTGCAGCAAAGCAGCGACCTGATGAATGTGCGCCTGGCCTGGCAGCAGCAGATTCTCGAGGCGGTGCAGCGCTTCGACAGCGCGAGCCTTCACCGTTTGTTCGATCAGGTGTTAGCTGGCCATCCCCTGGATCAAGTGTTCGGCGATATCTTCATGCCGGTGTGGCACGACCTGGCAGCAGGCCAGGGTGGTTACGGTCCGCGGGCCTTTGGGCAGGCCAGCGCATGGCTGTTTCTGGATCAGTTCTTGCGCGGGCGAGTGTTCGTGCGACTTCAACTGGCGCGCATGGCCCGCAGCCGCACGGTGTTGCTGGCACCCTTGCCGGGGCCATGTCACGAACTGGAGCTGCTGGTGACCGCCTTGTTGCTGGGCAGCGACGAGGTGGGGGTGAGCTTGTTGGCGCCTGGGCAACCCCTGCAGGAGCTGATGCTGATCTGCGAGCGTCTCAAGCCTGATGCCTTGGTGTTGTTCTCCAATCAGGCGCCCACCGTGGAATTGAGCAAACGCCTCGAGCGCTTGGTGGTTGGCCTGGAATGCCCGTTATTGCTTGCCGGTGAAGTGGCCGAGCTGGCCCAGGACAGCCTGGCAGGCAGCCCGGTGGCCTGCCTGGGGGCAGAGAGCAGCGTGATGCGTCAGCGGTTGCGGCAGTTTCTGGCCGGTCAGCTCGACACCTGA